In Accipiter gentilis chromosome 22, bAccGen1.1, whole genome shotgun sequence, the following are encoded in one genomic region:
- the SNW1 gene encoding SNW domain-containing protein 1, protein MALTSFLPAPTQLSQDQLELEERARAQRSRQTALVSSRREPPPYGYRKGWIPRVLEDFGDGGAFPEIHVAQYPLDMGRKKKMSNALAVQVDAEGKIKYDAIARQGQSKDKVIYSKYTDLVPKEVMNVDDPELQRPDEEAIREITEKTRAALEKSVSQKVAAAMPVRAADKLAPAQYIRYTPSQQGVAFNSGAKQRVIRMVEMQKDPMEPPRFKINKKIPRGPPSPPAPVMHSPSRKMTVKEQQEWKIPPCISNWKNAKGYTIPLDKRLAADGRGLQTVHINENFAKLAEALYIADRKAREAVEMRAQVERKMAQKEKEKHEEKLREMAQKARERRAGIKTHVEKEDGEARERDEIRHDRRKERQHDRNLSRAAPDKRSKLQRNENRDISEVIALGVPNPRPSNEIQYDQRLFNQSKGMDSGFAGGEDEIYNVYDQPWRSGKDMAQNIYRPSKNVDKDMYGDDLEARIKTNRFVPDKEFSNSDRNTRGRGRDGPVQFEEDPFGLDKFLEEAKQHGGSKRPSDSSRPKEHEHESKKRRKD, encoded by the exons ATGGCGCTCACCAG TTTTTTACCAGCTCCAACCCAGCTGTCTCAAGACCAGCTAGAACTAGAAGAAAGAGCAAGAGCTCAAAGATCTAGGCAGACTGCTCTAGTCTCGTCACGAAGGGAACCTCCCCCATACGGTTACCGGAAAGGATGGATACCACGGGTGCTAGAG GATTTTGGCGATGGGGGTGCTTTCCCAGAAATTCATGTGGCCCAATATCCATTGGATATGGGCCGAAAGAAGAAAATGTCCAATGCTTTGGCTGTTCAGGTggatgcagaaggaaaaataaaatatgatgcaATTGCTCGACAAGGACAATCAAAGGACAAG GTTATTTACAGTAAATACACAGATCTTGTGCCAAAAGAGGTCATGAATGTGGATGATCCTGAACTGCAAAGACCAGACGAGGAAGCAATTAGAGAG ATAACGGAGAAGACGAGAGCAGCCTTGGAGAAATCGGTCTCCCAAAAAGTTGCAGCAGCCATGCCGGTTCGAGCAGCTGACAAACTAGCTCCTGCACAGTACATTCG GTATACACCATCTCAGCAAGGCGTCGCCTTCAACTCTGGAGCAAAACAGAGAGTTATTCGGATGGTGGAAATGCAGAAGGACCCTATGGAGCCTCCAAGATTCAA AATTAACAAGAAGATTCCGCGTGGaccaccttctcctccagcaccTGTAATGCACTCTCCTAGTAGAAAG ATGACTGTGAAAGAGCAGCAAGAGTGGAAAATTCCTCCGTGCATTTCAAACTGGAAAAATGCAAAG GGTTACACCATTCCATTAGATAAGCGTCTGGCTGCAGATGGCAGAGGATTGCAGACTGTTCATATTAATGAGAACTTTGCCAAGCTTGCTGAGGCTCTCTATATAGCTGACAGAAAG GCTCGTGAGGCAGTAGAGATGCGTGCCCAGGTGGAGAGGAAGATGgctcagaaagaaaaggagaaacatgagGAAAAGCTCCGAGAAATGGCTCAGAAAGCCAGGGAGAGAAGAGCAGGGATCAAAACCCATGTTGAAAAAG AGGATGGAGAAGCTAGAGAAAGAGATGAAATCAGACATGACCGGCGCAAAGAGAGACAACATGACAGAAATCTTTCCAGGGCAGCCCCTGACAAAAG GTCAAAGCTGCAGAGAAATGAGAACAGAGATATCAGTGAAGTTATTGCCCTAGGGGTACCCAACCCCAGGCCATCCAATGAAATCCAATATGACCAGAGGCTgttcaaccagagcaag GGTATGGACAGTGGCTTTGCTGGAGGAGAAGATGAAATTTATAATGTTTACGATCAGCCCTGGAGAAGTGGCAAGGATATGGCTCAAAACATCTATAGGCCAAGTAAAAATGTAGATAAGGACATGTATGGTGATGATCTAGAGGCTCGAATAAAGACCAATAG GTTTGTTCCTGACAAAGAGTTTTCTAACTCGGATCGCAACACCAGAGGGAGGGGCAGAGATGGACCAGTTCAATTTGAGGAGGATCCATTTGGTTTGGACAAGTTTCTGGAAGAGGCTAAGCAACATGGTGGTTCTAAACGGCCATCAGACAGCAGCCGCCCTAAAGAACATGAGCATGAGagcaaaaagaggaggaaggactgA
- the SLIRP gene encoding SRA stem-loop-interacting RNA-binding protein, mitochondrial → MAAASGARAVGRRSRRLFDIFVAEVPWTVSSKELKEYFSQFGSVQRCQLPFDKDTGFHRRYCWIKFSTPQDVQNVFQKDSHILEGAKLAIKQEPQRRRSQRKNWSE, encoded by the exons atggcggcggccaGCGGGGCGCGGGCGGTGGGGCGCCGCTCCAGGCGGCTCTTCGACATCTTCGTGGCTGAGGTTCCGTGGACAGTGTCGAGCA AGGAGCTGAAGGAGTACTTCTCCCAGTTCGGGTCAGTACAGAGGTGCCAGCTGCCGTTT GACAAAGATACAGGCTTTCACAGACGTTATTGCTGGATTAAATTCTCGACTCCACAAGATGTTCAGAATGTGTTTCAGAAGGACTCCCACATACTTGAAGGTGCCAAG CTTGCTATCAAACAGGAGCCCCAGAGAAGACGCAGTCAAAGAAAGAATTGGAGTGAGTGA